ATCGTAAGATAGCATCTAAGTTGACGTCACAGACGATAGGAAGATTCCAACTTGAAAACTCAATTAGCCATTTGTAACGTTGCTATTTCTCTGTCCTGCCAAAAAAAACAATCGAAGGAATGTATTCCGGCAGGCTAAAAATCTCAAAACAAAATAGACCTATGTTTTGGTGGAGGGATTTTATCCGTTTTCGTTATATAATATTACCTAAGTTGCTTTGGGCGCCTGACATGTAGCGCAAAGTAGCGATAGCTCTACCTTCAACTCTTTTAAAGCCCACATTTTACCGGCTGTTTTTGTACATGCATCTGCATTATATGCCAGGCTGTGGTTTATTACAGATGTGCTGTCAATTATTGTGGAAAACGGGGCGTTGTAACCCTTACGCTAACTTTATTAATGATGGTTAACTTTAGACCTGCCTGGTTCCTCATTTACACGAGGCCGCGCCAGGAACGGAAAGTATGCCTGTTGCTGTCCAGGATGAACATTCACTTTTATCTCCCTCTGAATAAAGTCAGCAGGCAATGGAAAGACCGGAAAAAAACGATTAACGAGCCACTATTCCCTTCTTATGTGTTTGTCTATATCACAACAATGCAGGAATACTATGATAGTCTTCACCTCGATGGCGTGTGCAACTATGTGAAATTTGGTAAAGACCTTGCGAAGGTAGAGCCTGAAGTCGTTGAAAATATAAGGCTTGTTGTGGCAATGGGGA
This sequence is a window from Chitinophaga varians. Protein-coding genes within it:
- a CDS encoding UpxY family transcription antiterminator; its protein translation is MMVNFRPAWFLIYTRPRQERKVCLLLSRMNIHFYLPLNKVSRQWKDRKKTINEPLFPSYVFVYITTMQEYYDSLHLDGVCNYVKFGKDLAKVEPEVVENIRLVVAMGTNVEVSYASFKQEEKMTIQDGPLSGLSCEIIRGSGKYRILVRVMLLKRNIVVDLPSSYVISSVHQ